CGCAGTCCCGTGAATGAGCCCGGACCGGTGGTCACGGCCACTAACCGCACGTCGCCTGGCTGCCAGCCGGCTGTTTTTAGCAATTCTTCGATGCCAGGTGCCAAAGATTGGGCGCTTCGCAGCTGTGCGTCTAAGTCGATCCCGACTACCGCTCGATCGTTTTCCAGCACTGCCACGCTACCAGCTAAATCGGTGGTTTCAATCGCCAAAATTCGCATGCTCTGAGTGGAAACGTTCGTGGAATTTTCGTGACGGCCGATGCATAACGCAGCCTTGAATTACCGCAATTCAGATGCGCGCGTCAAAACTGCCGTCGGATGGATACGATGACGCAAATGCCTATCGTGCAATGGCTTGACCGCCTTCGCGTTGCTTCGTAGACTGCCAGTTTAGCCTTGTCCGTTGCGACAAGATAGAATGAATTGACACCAACCCATCCGACGTGGGGCTACGGCGGCGTAAACCTGTAGGGTGTAGCGTCTGCTGGTTCCACGTTTATGTTCTTGTTAGGTTAAGCGCGCGTGAAGCGAGCCCTGATCAGCGATATTCACAGTAATCTCGAAGGCCTCGAGGCCGTGCTGGCCGACATCCGCGCCCAAGGGATCACAGAGATTTTCTGCCTGGGGGATATTATCGGCTACGGCCCCAACCCGCGCGAGTGCATCGACTTGGTCATGAACTGCAAAATGTGCTTGCTGGGCAACCACGACCAAGGGGCGCTATTTGATCCGGAGGGTTTTAATAGCGGCGCCGAACGAGCCATTTTTTGGACCCGCGAACAATTGGAAAATCCGCGTGGAAATCCCGACGCCAACACCAAGCGCTGGGAATTTTTGGGCGAACTACCTCGCAGCCACCGGGACAATGGCTTTTTATACGTGCATGGCTCGCCGCGCAATCCGCTTAACGAATATGTGTTTCCGGAGGACACCATTTGTAGTCCGAAAAAATTGGAAAAAAGCTTTGCGCTGATACAACGGTGTTGCTTCCAGGGCCATACCCATGTGCCAGGCGTGTTTACCGAAGGCATGAATTTCCTCAGTCCAGAAGAAATCAATTTTCAATATCGTGTCGGCAGTGAAAAGGCGATGATTAACGTGGGCTCCGTCGGACAGCCGCGCGACGGCGATCCGCGGGCTTGCTACGTAGTGCAGGAAGACGACAAAATTACCTACCGCCGCGTGGAATATCCGGCCGAGAAGACGCGGCAAAAGATTCACGACATTCCCGATCTCGATAATTTTCTCGGCGACCGGCTACTGGAGGGCCGGTAAGTGGGCGCCAAGCATTCAAAAAGTCGAAGAGTCAAACCCGCTACGACTTTAGGCGCTGCGACTATTCGGCTTTGCCGATTCCTCCCGTTTTTGATTCAGCCCGTGGTCTAGGATTTCTTCGTGGAAAACCGCCGTTTTATTTTGTTCATTGTCGGGGCGATTGCCATTCTGGCCGCCAATTTTGCGTTTTGGGCATGGCTGCGCGGGCCGCTGCCGCCGCAACCGGTGGCCCCACAAAAACAGAACGAAGCTGGAGCGGAAAAGAACGCGGCCGATAAACTCAATGGCGATGAACAAAGACCGAAAGAAGAGGCCACCGCCAATATAGAAGCCGCGCCTGCGAATGCAGCCGAAGAACGTGAGACGCCAACGCAATGGTTTACGCTTGGTTCCGCCGACGCCGGAGAAAATAATCCCTACCGCCTATTAGTGACGCTTACCAATCGCGGCGCGGCTGTGGAACGCATTGAGTTAAGCAGCGCGAAGTATCGCGATTTAGAAAACCGCGCCGGCTATTTGGGCCATTTGGCCGCAGAAAATGCTGCCCCAGGAGTGAAAATCAATTTGGTTGCACCCGGCACGCCTGCAGCCGCCGCCGGGCTGCTTCCCAACGACGTCATCACAGGAGTTAATTCGCAATCGGTGGCCGACGCGGCGGCTCTAGAAAAGGCCATCAACAACAGCTCGCCCGGCGAAAAAATTGAACTTTCGGTGCTTCGCGGTGGGCAGCCGCAATCGCTTTCGGTCACGTTGGGAAAGCGCCCGCTGGAAGTTGTGCGTCCGGAATTGTTCACAGCCGACATGCAAATGCCACAGCCGCTCGACATGGTCGCCGGCAACACCCACGATCCGTTGTCGTTTTTGCTGACGTTGTGGCAGATCGATAAAAAGACTTTGGCCGATGATAAAAAAATTTCCGATGATAAAACGCCGCCGGTCGATCCGCTGGCAGGACTTGACACGGAATTGCCGGGCGTTAAGCTCCGCACCGCAAACTGGCAGGCCAAGCAAATTGACGTCGATACGGTCGAATTCACGCGCGCGGTTCCAAGCTT
The sequence above is drawn from the Pirellulales bacterium genome and encodes:
- a CDS encoding metallophosphoesterase family protein; this translates as MKRALISDIHSNLEGLEAVLADIRAQGITEIFCLGDIIGYGPNPRECIDLVMNCKMCLLGNHDQGALFDPEGFNSGAERAIFWTREQLENPRGNPDANTKRWEFLGELPRSHRDNGFLYVHGSPRNPLNEYVFPEDTICSPKKLEKSFALIQRCCFQGHTHVPGVFTEGMNFLSPEEINFQYRVGSEKAMINVGSVGQPRDGDPRACYVVQEDDKITYRRVEYPAEKTRQKIHDIPDLDNFLGDRLLEGR
- a CDS encoding tRNA (adenosine(37)-N6)-threonylcarbamoyltransferase complex dimerization subunit type 1 TsaB, whose protein sequence is MRILAIETTDLAGSVAVLENDRAVVGIDLDAQLRSAQSLAPGIEELLKTAGWQPGDVRLVAVTTGPGSFTGLR